Below is a window of Paenibacillus bovis DNA.
CTTAATACAGCGCAGAAAGATAAAGTTGTTCCTTTTAGAATAGCATAGAATTTTGCGCTTTGTCCGCATATTCCCGGATTCTTTGTGGGTGTGTATAGATATTGCAGCTATCGTCCCGCACAAAACCAACTGTAGTAATCCCCAGATGATCAGCCAGGTCCAGAGCCAGCGCAGTAGGCGCAGATTTGGACAAAATGACTTCACAGCCGATTTTGGATACCTTGGTCAGAATCTCCGAAGAAATCCGGCCGCTGAACACCATAATTTTCCCCTGCATATTAATCTGATGTCGAAGACACCAGCCATAGATTTTATCCAGTGCATTATGGCGTCCGATATCACTGCGACCCAGCAAAATATGATCCGGTTCGCAAAGCGCTGCCGTATGCACACCGCCTGTCCGCTGAAATAGCTCCGCAGACTGCTGGACGTTATCCATCAGTTGAAAACATTGTTCGAAAGATACACGTACATGGATATCTTCCATTTTTTTCGCTGTACGGGCATCATTAAAAAAAACAAATCCCTGCCGGCTTGTGCCACAGCAGGAAGTAATATAACGCTTGGTAAACAGCTGGCGATGCTGTGGATTCCAGCGATCGGTACGCACATGCACATAACCCTGCTGCTCCTGTACCCATAATTCCTGAATATCGCTGTACCGCTGAATTACTCCTTCGGAAGCCAGAAAACCTATCGTCATGTCTTCAATATATTCCGGCGTACAGACAAGAGTTACAAATTCTTCGCCGTTGACTTTGATAGTCACCGGTTGTTCAGATACAACAGTATCCGGCTCTTCGGTAAACTGCCCCCGTTTATAGCGGACAATACTGCGCTGCTGCTGTACGTTATAGTCCATAATCTCATCCCTGTTCGCTGTTTTTTGAGGAGGTCTGACAGAGCCATCCTGCACCGCCTACTGTAATATCGGTAAACCAAACCGATGATTTCGAACCTTACCACCGATGATTATATGCAGGAAACAGCAAAAAAAGCTGACGCTCAGGGGAGGGCGTCAGCTTTTTATATCAACTGTTCAACCGGTATTTGGCAGATACCGGTTGAACAAGGGATTGTTGGCCGATCTGAAAGGGGGTACTTCCGGTCAGCTTCTTACTTTTGTGGAACAGTCAGTTGATATCCAGCAGGCAGCAGGTTGTTGGCAGCAACCAGTTCGTCTACAGTGATACCGTATTGAGCAGCGATTTCAGTCAGGCTGGCACCTTGTGGAACAACAACAGTGATTGGAGATTTAGTATCTTTGTTTTCTGTAGCTGGTGCAGTTGTTGCTGGTTGTTCAGGAGTAGTGCTTTCTTCGTTTTGGCTACCGAACAATTTGTTGAATTGTGCTTCCTGTGCTGCTACGAATGC
It encodes the following:
- the fdhD gene encoding formate dehydrogenase accessory sulfurtransferase FdhD, coding for MDYNVQQQRSIVRYKRGQFTEEPDTVVSEQPVTIKVNGEEFVTLVCTPEYIEDMTIGFLASEGVIQRYSDIQELWVQEQQGYVHVRTDRWNPQHRQLFTKRYITSCCGTSRQGFVFFNDARTAKKMEDIHVRVSFEQCFQLMDNVQQSAELFQRTGGVHTAALCEPDHILLGRSDIGRHNALDKIYGWCLRHQINMQGKIMVFSGRISSEILTKVSKIGCEVILSKSAPTALALDLADHLGITTVGFVRDDSCNIYTHPQRIREYADKAQNSMLF
- a CDS encoding LysM peptidoglycan-binding domain-containing protein, with protein sequence MNSKFQKVMLSTALAASLGAVAVVAPIGGSHAFAATDSQSSHDKRKDREENRANNAAFVAAQEAQFNKLFGSQNEESTTPEQPATTAPATENKDTKSPITVVVPQGASLTEIAAQYGITVDELVAANNLLPAGYQLTVPQK